Proteins encoded together in one Drosophila albomicans strain 15112-1751.03 chromosome 2R, ASM965048v2, whole genome shotgun sequence window:
- the LOC117575907 gene encoding uncharacterized protein LOC117575907 isoform X3, with the protein MSGSNEAIVPSAGLKPHVQPWEMLKWSNSQLCSMYTDWGIYYERTGNLPASMRYLNKALDLDPNDTSALRRRAHVKRMQGRAPAALLDCSYAKAILRNNNPDGFDHKVNLEVSDSLYESNKLENALRSLHHNMRLFSYSKVQPVQNRLTVITENINDALSDATSPAAHRLINKMMHMKEGNRITKSSKPACDVLSILETEQEFLVPLERSRRKRQFKIYNERYLDKFWQDVGFLKELRENPNLLIDQFSESSANLKSMAEDSYKIARTFTKMLHTRCPMYCRNAGKNELYQQENLFRIQYQTRRNMFKILRTIRNLIRSNKMNKLTKFVDEVMGNYVTVKTNRIMPWKFEFVNEVYNYLGLARINEYKIPTDMKILGGRQRLMKLFKIPTELDLGRQNKFENIFLRRQFVVDPKTEKFKKLSARYEYRMRFAKYPIERSYLYHEYAQAHLNINSFDACCLLARKSIDGSKNPCNINIHFTGPLRKVL; encoded by the exons atgtccGGAAGTAACGAGGCAATCGTACCTTCAGCCGGATTAAAGCCTCATGTTCAGCCATGGGAAATGCTTAAATGGTCCAATAGTCAGTTGTGCAGTATGTATACAGATTGGGGAATCTATTACGAGCGCACGGGCAATCTTCCAGCAAGCATGCGATATTTGAATAAGGCTCTGGACTTAGACCCCAATGATACTAGCGCTTTGAGGAGACGAGCACATGTGAAAAGGATGCAGGGACGAGCACCAGCTGCTCTTCTTGACTGTAGCTATGCCAAAG CAATCTTAAGGAATAACAATCCAGATGGGTTTGACCATAAAGTTAACTTGGAGGTTTCCGATTCATTATATGAGTCGAACAAACTTGAGAATGCTTTGCGTAGCCTTCACCATAATATGAGACTATTTAGTTATTCCAAAGTACAACCAGTGCAAAACCGCTTGACTGTC ATCACAGAAAACATCAATGATGCGCTTTCAGATGCCACATCGCCAGCTGCTCATCGTCTTATTAACAAGATGATGCATATGAAAGAAGGTAACAGAATAACAAAATCCTCGAAGCCTGCATGCGACGTGCTTAGCATTTTGGAAACTGAG CAAGAGTTTCTTGTGCCTCTGGAGAGGAGCAGACGCAAACGTCAGTTTAAGATCTATAATGAAAGATATTTGGACAAGTTCTGGCAAGATGTTGGCTTCCTTAAGGAATTGCGCGAAAATCCGAATCTCTTGATAGATCAGTTTTCCGAGTCGTCAGCAAACTTAAAGTCTATGGCGGAGGATAGTTACAAAATAGCGCGAACATTTACC AAAATGTTACACACGCGTTGTCCAATGTATTGTCGCAATGCTGGTAAAAACGAACTGTATCAGCAAGAGAATCTTTTTCGCATTCAATATCAGACACGACGAAACATGTTCAAGATACTGCGAACCATACGAAATCTAATCCGATCTAACAAAATGAAC aaATTGACAAAGTTTGTTGATGAGGTCATGGGCAATTATGTGACAGTCAAAACAAATCGAATCATGCCCTGGAAATTTGAATTCGTTAATGAGGTCTACAACTACTTGGGTTTGGCCCGCATTAACGAATACAAAATTCCAACAGACATGAAAATTTTGGGTGGCCGACAGCGTCTAATGAAACTTTTTAAGATACCAACAGAACTAGATTTGGGCAGACagaataaatttgaaaacatatttttaaggcggcaatttgttgttgatccaaaaacagaaaaattcAA AAAACTTTCTGCACGCTATGAGTATCGGATGAGATTTGCCAAGTATCCCATTGAACGCAGTTATCTTTACCATGAATACGCCCAGGCGCACTTAAACATTAATTCCTTCGATGCATGCTGTTTATTGGCCCGCAAGTCTATAGATG GGTCAAAGAACCCATGTAACATAA atatacattttacgGGACCGTTGCGCAAagttctataa
- the LOC117575907 gene encoding uncharacterized protein LOC117575907 isoform X1: MSGSNEAIVPSAGLKPHVQPWEMLKWSNSQLCSMYTDWGIYYERTGNLPASMRYLNKALDLDPNDTSALRRRAHVKRMQGRAPAALLDCSYAKAILRNNNPDGFDHKVNLEVSDSLYESNKLENALRSLHHNMRLFSYSKVQPVQNRLTVITENINDALSDATSPAAHRLINKMMHMKEGNRITKSSKPACDVLSILETEQEFLVPLERSRRKRQFKIYNERYLDKFWQDVGFLKELRENPNLLIDQFSESSANLKSMAEDSYKIARTFTKMLHTRCPMYCRNAGKNELYQQENLFRIQYQTRRNMFKILRTIRNLIRSNKMNKLTKFVDEVMGNYVTVKTNRIMPWKFEFVNEVYNYLGLARINEYKIPTDMKILGGRQRLMKLFKIPTELDLGRQNKFENIFLRRQFVVDPKTEKFKKLSARYEYRMRFAKYPIERSYLYHEYAQAHLNINSFDACCLLARKSIDEALRCNSYIWAVLSALVACKAHTILGKVEKQKEMLHEAFRLAKKLKSIDLCLFIDICLKVNTEEIDLKKHMVTPDGSIRKRSRRSGSSSEVTPSESSLEGL, translated from the exons atgtccGGAAGTAACGAGGCAATCGTACCTTCAGCCGGATTAAAGCCTCATGTTCAGCCATGGGAAATGCTTAAATGGTCCAATAGTCAGTTGTGCAGTATGTATACAGATTGGGGAATCTATTACGAGCGCACGGGCAATCTTCCAGCAAGCATGCGATATTTGAATAAGGCTCTGGACTTAGACCCCAATGATACTAGCGCTTTGAGGAGACGAGCACATGTGAAAAGGATGCAGGGACGAGCACCAGCTGCTCTTCTTGACTGTAGCTATGCCAAAG CAATCTTAAGGAATAACAATCCAGATGGGTTTGACCATAAAGTTAACTTGGAGGTTTCCGATTCATTATATGAGTCGAACAAACTTGAGAATGCTTTGCGTAGCCTTCACCATAATATGAGACTATTTAGTTATTCCAAAGTACAACCAGTGCAAAACCGCTTGACTGTC ATCACAGAAAACATCAATGATGCGCTTTCAGATGCCACATCGCCAGCTGCTCATCGTCTTATTAACAAGATGATGCATATGAAAGAAGGTAACAGAATAACAAAATCCTCGAAGCCTGCATGCGACGTGCTTAGCATTTTGGAAACTGAG CAAGAGTTTCTTGTGCCTCTGGAGAGGAGCAGACGCAAACGTCAGTTTAAGATCTATAATGAAAGATATTTGGACAAGTTCTGGCAAGATGTTGGCTTCCTTAAGGAATTGCGCGAAAATCCGAATCTCTTGATAGATCAGTTTTCCGAGTCGTCAGCAAACTTAAAGTCTATGGCGGAGGATAGTTACAAAATAGCGCGAACATTTACC AAAATGTTACACACGCGTTGTCCAATGTATTGTCGCAATGCTGGTAAAAACGAACTGTATCAGCAAGAGAATCTTTTTCGCATTCAATATCAGACACGACGAAACATGTTCAAGATACTGCGAACCATACGAAATCTAATCCGATCTAACAAAATGAAC aaATTGACAAAGTTTGTTGATGAGGTCATGGGCAATTATGTGACAGTCAAAACAAATCGAATCATGCCCTGGAAATTTGAATTCGTTAATGAGGTCTACAACTACTTGGGTTTGGCCCGCATTAACGAATACAAAATTCCAACAGACATGAAAATTTTGGGTGGCCGACAGCGTCTAATGAAACTTTTTAAGATACCAACAGAACTAGATTTGGGCAGACagaataaatttgaaaacatatttttaaggcggcaatttgttgttgatccaaaaacagaaaaattcAA AAAACTTTCTGCACGCTATGAGTATCGGATGAGATTTGCCAAGTATCCCATTGAACGCAGTTATCTTTACCATGAATACGCCCAGGCGCACTTAAACATTAATTCCTTCGATGCATGCTGTTTATTGGCCCGCAAGTCTATAGATG AGGCCCTTAGGTGCAATAGCTATATTTGGGCAGTGTTGAGCGCTCTTGTGGCGTGTAAGGCGCATACAATACTTGGAAAGgttgaaaaacaaaaggaaatgcTCCACGAGGCATTCAGGCTGGCCAAAAAGCTGAAGAGCATTGATCTATGCCTCTTCATCGACATCTGTTTGAAGGTCAACACTGAGGAAATCGATCTCAAGAAACATATGGTGACACCCGATGGCAGTATAAGGAAGAGATCACGTCGTTCCGGCAGCAGTTCCGAGGTGACACCTTCGGAATCTTCACTGGAAGGtctttaa
- the LOC117575907 gene encoding uncharacterized protein LOC117575907 isoform X2 produces MSGSNEAIVPSAGLKPHVQPWEMLKWSNSQLCSMYTDWGIYYERTGNLPASMRYLNKALDLDPNDTSALRRRAHVKRMQGRAPAALLDCSYAKAILRNNNPDGFDHKVNLEVSDSLYESNKLENALRSLHHNMRLFSYSKVQPVQNRLTVITENINDALSDATSPAAHRLINKMMHMKEGNRITKSSKPACDVLSILETEQEFLVPLERSRRKRQFKIYNERYLDKFWQDVGFLKELRENPNLLIDQFSESSANLKSMAEDSYKIARTFTKMLHTRCPMYCRNAGKNELYQQENLFRIQYQTRRNMFKILRTIRNLIRSNKMNKLTKFVDEVMGNYVTVKTNRIMPWKFEFVNEVYNYLGLARINEYKIPTDMKILGGRQRLMKLFKIPTELDLGRQNKFENIFLRRQFVVDPKTEKFKKLSARYEYRMRFAKYPIERSYLYHEYAQAHLNINSFDACCLLARKSIDVCQQDSCKIRNLLPCRREQGALQKTGSKSC; encoded by the exons atgtccGGAAGTAACGAGGCAATCGTACCTTCAGCCGGATTAAAGCCTCATGTTCAGCCATGGGAAATGCTTAAATGGTCCAATAGTCAGTTGTGCAGTATGTATACAGATTGGGGAATCTATTACGAGCGCACGGGCAATCTTCCAGCAAGCATGCGATATTTGAATAAGGCTCTGGACTTAGACCCCAATGATACTAGCGCTTTGAGGAGACGAGCACATGTGAAAAGGATGCAGGGACGAGCACCAGCTGCTCTTCTTGACTGTAGCTATGCCAAAG CAATCTTAAGGAATAACAATCCAGATGGGTTTGACCATAAAGTTAACTTGGAGGTTTCCGATTCATTATATGAGTCGAACAAACTTGAGAATGCTTTGCGTAGCCTTCACCATAATATGAGACTATTTAGTTATTCCAAAGTACAACCAGTGCAAAACCGCTTGACTGTC ATCACAGAAAACATCAATGATGCGCTTTCAGATGCCACATCGCCAGCTGCTCATCGTCTTATTAACAAGATGATGCATATGAAAGAAGGTAACAGAATAACAAAATCCTCGAAGCCTGCATGCGACGTGCTTAGCATTTTGGAAACTGAG CAAGAGTTTCTTGTGCCTCTGGAGAGGAGCAGACGCAAACGTCAGTTTAAGATCTATAATGAAAGATATTTGGACAAGTTCTGGCAAGATGTTGGCTTCCTTAAGGAATTGCGCGAAAATCCGAATCTCTTGATAGATCAGTTTTCCGAGTCGTCAGCAAACTTAAAGTCTATGGCGGAGGATAGTTACAAAATAGCGCGAACATTTACC AAAATGTTACACACGCGTTGTCCAATGTATTGTCGCAATGCTGGTAAAAACGAACTGTATCAGCAAGAGAATCTTTTTCGCATTCAATATCAGACACGACGAAACATGTTCAAGATACTGCGAACCATACGAAATCTAATCCGATCTAACAAAATGAAC aaATTGACAAAGTTTGTTGATGAGGTCATGGGCAATTATGTGACAGTCAAAACAAATCGAATCATGCCCTGGAAATTTGAATTCGTTAATGAGGTCTACAACTACTTGGGTTTGGCCCGCATTAACGAATACAAAATTCCAACAGACATGAAAATTTTGGGTGGCCGACAGCGTCTAATGAAACTTTTTAAGATACCAACAGAACTAGATTTGGGCAGACagaataaatttgaaaacatatttttaaggcggcaatttgttgttgatccaaaaacagaaaaattcAA AAAACTTTCTGCACGCTATGAGTATCGGATGAGATTTGCCAAGTATCCCATTGAACGCAGTTATCTTTACCATGAATACGCCCAGGCGCACTTAAACATTAATTCCTTCGATGCATGCTGTTTATTGGCCCGCAAGTCTATAGATG
- the LOC117576916 gene encoding uncharacterized protein LOC117576916 → MHKYRFCELLAISILLFQMGKIMASQIQNGCSADQFKCRNGECIPATLMCDLKKDCMDGSDESFEACHEMSCTAYKCSYGACYSDEQYCNGHRDCWDGTDEFKFNCAENPSYRNQLMGDCRKEAYAEFQCQRSKECIRYTQLCDGTENCRDGSDESNELCVGKQCGKESFRCSYGACIARTAACDHNIDCRDSSDELAPICNKWNKKPLEIEWSIIRWHITNASVPNRPEIEILTTKTPDLLGNEKNCSVPSNNNVIHLKSMSAAMPYITGNPVPHGMSVRLSCSEGYGLIGSDVNTCDKGKWRPSRSVCIKTCQRHIIINDPSIEATCIFDGQVKDCAKDPLYVNTEVESHCATGYKPDRWSGNRSSGNQICDTTGLWQSKPLSSHTFKCKPDCGKTFSTVQGHPWIVSIYKHTHNEVYEFMCLGTIVDPRYVLTAASCFASSPPAHAILIVLGNHTIGFNKADENGFDTKTISHIYTGRNPTVILEMINPFKLSANIRPICLGNIAQNLINNNIKDNVLPGTPLEYYNSTSQTYTLTHIANNNTNFIDLRGISNKIKTHLRRYELKNRLLAFSSQSLNHHYLLASQIQNGCSEDQFKCRNGDCIPATLMCDLNNDCMDGSDESFAACHDMNCTANKCSYGGCYSDEQYCNGHRDCWDGTDEFKFNCEKNHNQLMGDCNKEAYAEFQCQRSKECIRYTQLCDGTENCRDGSDESNELCVGKQCGKESFRCSYGACIAKTAACDHNIDCRDSSDELAPICNKWNKKPLEIEWSISRWQITNASVPNRPEIEILTTKTPDLLGNEESCSVPSSNNVIYLTSMYNAMPYINGNPVPHGMSVRLSCAKEYGLIGDDVNTCDKGKWRASWAECIKTCERHKIINDPSIEATCIFDGQVKDCAKDPLYVLTEVESNCATGYKPNNNTLSRGNQICDITGSWQRKPLSSPTFKCKPDCGKLFSTVQGHPWIVSIYKYIHNEVYEFMCLGTIVDPRYVITAVSCFDSSLPAHAILIVLGNHTIGFNKADENGFDTKTISHIYTRRNPTVILQMINPFKLSANIRPICLGNIAQNLINNNTADNVLPGTPLEYYNSTSQTYSLTHIANNKTNFIDLRGISKKLEHDLKRYEIKNRLL, encoded by the exons atgcacaaGTATCGCTTTTGTGAACTACTTGCCATTAGcattcttttatttcaaatggGTAAAATTA TGGCTTCGCAAATTCAAAATGGCTGCTCTGCAGATCAATTCAAATGCAGAAATGGCGAATGTATACCTGCTACTTTGATGTGCGATCTTAAAAAAGATTGTATGGATGGTAGTGATGAATCATTTGAGGCGTGTCATGAAATGAGTTGCACTGCATATAAATGCTCATATGGTGCCTGCTACAGCGATGAGCAATATTGTAATGGTCATCGCGATTGTTGGGACGGTACAGATGAATTTAAGTTCAATTGTGCAGAAAATCCAAGTTATCGAAATCAACTGATGGGCGATTGTCG TAAAGAGGCTTATGCGGAGTTTCAATGCCAGAGATCCAAGGAATGTATACGTTATACTCAATTATGCGATGGAACTGAGAACTGTAGGGATGGGTCAGATGAGTCTAATGAATTATGCGTTGGAAAGCAATGTGGGAAAGAATCCTTTCGCTGTTCCTACGGAGCCTGCATTGCAAGAACAGCTGCTTGTGATCATAACATTGATTGTCGCGATAGTTCGGATGAGTTGGCCCCTATTTGCAATAAATGGAATAAAAAACCGTTGGAAATTGAATGGTCTATAATCCGATGGCATATTACAAATGCTTCCGTTCCTAATAGACCCGAAATTGAAATACTTACAACTAAGACTCCAGATCTATTAGGCAATGAAAAAAACTGCAGTGTGCCATCTAATAACAATGTCATCCATTTGAAAAGCATGTCCGCAGCAATGCCTTACATCACAGGTAATCCAGTGCCCCATGGGATGTCGGTTCGTCTCTCTTGCAGCGAGGGATATGGGCTAATAGGTTCCGATGTAAATACATGTGATAAAGGCAAATGGAGGCCATCCCGGTCTGTATGTATTAAGACCTGCCAACGTCACATAATCATTAACGATCCCAGCATTGAAGCGACTTGCATCTTCGATGGACAGGTCAAAGATTGTGCAAAAGATCCACTTTATGTTAACACAGAAGTAGAATCTCATTGTGCTACTGGATATAAGCCTGATCGTTGGAGCGGAAATCGTTCGAGCGGAAATCAAATTTGTGACACTACTGGCTTGTGGCAAAGTAAACCTCTCAGTTCTCATACCTTCAAATGTAAACCTGATTGCGGCAAGACTTTTAGCACAGTCCAAGGTCATCCGTGGATTGTCAGCATTTATAAACATACCCACAATGAGGTTTACGAATTTATGTGCCTAGGCACAATAGTAGATCCGAGATATGTGCTTACTGCTGCCAGTTGCTTCGCTTCAAGTCCCCCCGCTCACGCAATACTGATTGTGCTGGGCAATCATACAATTGGCTTTAACAAGGCTGATGAGAACGGTTTCGATACAAAGACGATTTCTCATATTTATACTGGCAG AAATCCTACGGTGATACTCGAAATGATAAATCCTTTCAAACTGTCTGCCAATATTCGTCCCATTTGCTTGGGTAATATTGCTCAAAAtctcataaataataatattaaggATAACGTGTTGCCTGGAACGCCGTTggaatattataattcaacTTCACAAACTTACACGCTGACGCATATTGCtaataacaatacaaattttattgatcTCAGAGGCATCAGTAATAagataaaaacacatttaaggcggtatgaattaaaaaataggCTTTT AGCATTTTCTAGTCAGTCTTTAAATCACCACTATTTGT TGGCTTCACAAATTCAAAATGGCTGCTCTGAAGATCAATTCAAATGCAGAAATGGCGATTGTATACCTGCTACTTTGATGTGCGATCTTAATAACGATTGTATGGATGGTAGTGATGAATCATTTGCGGCGTGTCATGACATGAATTGCACTGCAAATAAATGCTCATATGGTGGCTGCTACAGCGATGAGCAATATTGTAATGGTCATCGCGATTGTTGGGACGGTACAGATGAATTTAAGTTCAATTgtgaaaaaaatcataatcaaTTGATGGGCGATTGTAA TAAAGAGGCTTATGCGGAGTTTCAATGCCAGAGATCCAAGGAATGTATACGTTATACTCAATTATGCGATGGAACTGAGAACTGTAGGGATGGGTCAGATGAGTCTAATGAATTATGCGTTGGAAAGCAATGTGGGAAAGAATCCTTTCGCTGCTCCTACGGAGCCTGCATTGCAAAAACAGCTGCTTGTGATCATAACATTGATTGTCGTGATAGTTCGGATGAGTTGGCCCCTATTTGCAATAAATGGAATAAAAAACCGTTGGAAATTGAATGGTCTATATCCCGATGGCAGATTACAAATGCTTCCGTTCCTAATAGACCCGAAATTGAAATACTTACAACTAAGACTCCAGATCTATTAGGCAATGAAGAAAGCTGCAGTGTGCCATCTAGTAACAATGTCATATATTTGACAAGCATGTACAATGCAATGCCTTACATCAATGGTAATCCAGTGCCCCATGGGATGTCGGTTCGCCTCTCATGCGCAAAGGAATATGGCCTAATAGGTGACGATGTAAATACATGTGATAAGGGCAAATGGAGGGCATCCTGGGCTGAATGTATTAAGACCTGCGAACGTCACAAGATCATTAACGATCCCAGCATTGAAGCGACTTGCATCTTCGATGGACAGGTCAAAGATTGTGCAAAAGATCCACTTTATGTTCTCACAGAAGTAGAATCTAATTGTGCTACTGGATATAAGcctaataataatactctTTCGAGAGGAAATCAAATTTGTGACATTACTGGCTCGTGGCAACGTAAACCTCTCAGTTCTCCTACCTTCAAATGTAAACCTGATTGCGGCAAGCTTTTTAGCACAGTCCAAGGTCATCCGTGGATTGTCagcatttacaaatatatcCACAATGAGGTTTACGAATTTATGTGCCTAGGCACAATAGTAGATCCGAGATATGTGATTACTGCTGTCAGTTGCTTCGATTCAAGTCTCCCCGCTCACGCAATACTGATTGTGCTGGGCAATCATACAATTGGCTTTAACAAGGCTGATGAGAACGGTTTCGATACAAAGACGATTTCTCATATTTATACTCGCAG AAATCCTACGGTGATACTCCAAATGATAAATCCTTTCAAACTCTCTGCCAATATTCGTCCCATTTGCTTGGGTAATATTGCGCAAAAtctcataaataataatactgcgGATAACGTGTTGCCTGGAACGCCGTtagaatattataattcaacTTCACAAACTTACTCGCTGACGCATATTgctaataacaaaacaaattttattgatcTCAGAGGCATCAGTAAAAAGTTAGAACATGATTTAAAGCggtatgaaataaaaaataggcTTTTGTAA